In Candidatus Methanomethylophilus alvi Mx1201, a genomic segment contains:
- the mtnA gene encoding S-methyl-5-thioribose-1-phosphate isomerase translates to MSGRSRGKGPRRGAAFIKAARPTAYDLFYATDWMYSRLKNGDDPVKAADEYADMTVAKCRAIGEYGGALIKDGMRLMTHCNAGALATVDVGTALAPMRNAHDAGRKFFVYASETRPRLQGMQLTAWELNQEGIDHAIIPDGASAYYMSQGVDMIIVGADRIAANGDFANKIGTFDKAICAKRFGIPFYVAAPVSTFDFSTETGKDIVIEQRSETEVTEVNGMRIAPIGSKALNPAFDVTPAELVTGFITEKGIFKPSEISEMRE, encoded by the coding sequence GTGTCTGGCAGGTCTCGGGGGAAAGGACCTCGACGAGGGGCCGCGTTCATAAAGGCCGCGAGACCCACCGCATACGACCTGTTCTATGCCACGGATTGGATGTATTCCAGACTCAAAAACGGAGACGACCCGGTGAAGGCCGCAGACGAATACGCCGACATGACCGTGGCCAAATGCCGTGCCATAGGGGAATACGGAGGGGCCTTGATCAAAGACGGGATGAGGCTCATGACCCACTGCAACGCAGGGGCCCTTGCGACGGTCGATGTCGGCACCGCCCTCGCACCCATGAGGAACGCCCACGATGCCGGAAGGAAATTCTTCGTCTACGCCTCCGAGACCCGTCCCCGTCTGCAGGGGATGCAGCTCACCGCATGGGAACTCAACCAGGAGGGTATCGACCACGCCATCATCCCGGACGGGGCGTCCGCCTACTATATGAGCCAGGGTGTCGACATGATCATCGTCGGCGCCGACAGGATCGCCGCCAACGGGGATTTCGCCAACAAGATCGGAACATTCGACAAGGCCATCTGCGCCAAGAGGTTCGGAATACCGTTCTACGTCGCCGCCCCCGTGTCCACCTTCGATTTCTCCACGGAGACGGGAAAGGACATCGTCATCGAGCAGCGGTCCGAGACCGAGGTCACCGAAGTGAACGGCATGAGGATCGCACCGATCGGCTCCAAGGCCCTGAACCCCGCGTTCGACGTCACACCGGCGGAACTCGTCACCGGTTTCATCACCGAGAAGGGCATATTCAAGCCGTCGGAGATCTCGGAGATGAGGGAATGA
- a CDS encoding 2,5-diamino-6-(ribosylamino)-4(3H)-pyrimidinone 5'-phosphate reductase: protein MKPFIHVNCAMSADGKLAGSDRKQVRISSDEDIARVKEMRRRYDSILVGVGTVVSDDPHLTVKGLSYDENPIRVVLDTHGRIPEDARVLDDRAPTVIITCKSCEKNWGNRATVVRCGDNRIDLPVAMHLLARELGIESVMVEGGGEVIASFFRDRLVDRYTVFVGGLLIGGRTAPTPADGDGWVAPEGIRLDLQSAEVMGNGALLTFSPRY, encoded by the coding sequence ATGAAACCGTTCATACACGTCAATTGCGCCATGTCCGCAGATGGTAAACTGGCCGGATCCGACAGGAAGCAGGTCAGGATATCCTCCGACGAGGACATAGCCAGAGTGAAGGAGATGAGGCGCAGGTACGACTCCATTCTGGTAGGTGTCGGCACGGTCGTATCCGATGACCCCCATCTCACCGTAAAGGGCCTTTCCTACGACGAGAATCCGATCCGCGTGGTCCTGGACACCCACGGACGCATCCCCGAGGACGCCAGAGTCCTCGATGACCGCGCACCGACCGTCATCATCACCTGCAAATCATGCGAGAAGAACTGGGGGAACAGGGCCACGGTCGTACGGTGCGGCGACAACAGGATAGACCTTCCCGTTGCAATGCACCTGCTGGCACGTGAACTCGGCATCGAGAGCGTCATGGTGGAGGGGGGAGGAGAGGTCATAGCCTCCTTTTTCAGAGACAGGCTGGTGGACAGATACACCGTCTTCGTGGGCGGCCTGCTCATCGGCGGCAGGACGGCCCCCACCCCGGCGGACGGCGACGGATGGGTCGCACCCGAGGGCATAAGATTGGATCTCCAGTCGGCAGAGGTAATGGGCAACGGAGCCCTCCTCACATTTTCCCCGAGATACTGA
- the rtcA gene encoding RNA 3'-terminal phosphate cyclase, whose protein sequence is MVLEIDSSRGEGGGQMVRTSVALATLTGTTTRLTRIRENRPTNGLSKQHTTAVNAVATMTGSKVTGNYIGSSELLIEPGHDQVTDISMDIGSAGSISLVIQATMLAARNYTSPFTLDLVGGTNVMWAPPVDSYPMVLFPLMKRMGINAELEILERGFYPIGGGHVKLKMDPIGRIEPLALDDLGQLKGLHGICFVQHLSDRIGSDMIEACKHVFEPQYDIDIQFQRTEGTSRGAGMVLVAEYENGILSSNVLSSKGHSPQQSGLDAASDLLQEMSAGSTVDIHTADQLLPYMAMAEGKSSFIVSRISKHLLSQMDTLESFLDVRFGVERKDDGYHFSVNPGEGN, encoded by the coding sequence ATGGTGCTGGAGATCGACAGTTCTAGAGGCGAAGGGGGCGGACAGATGGTCCGCACATCCGTAGCCTTGGCTACGCTCACCGGCACGACCACCCGTCTTACGAGGATCAGAGAGAACCGTCCGACGAACGGACTTTCTAAACAGCACACTACGGCCGTGAACGCCGTCGCGACCATGACCGGATCGAAGGTCACCGGCAACTACATCGGCTCGTCGGAACTCCTCATAGAACCGGGACACGACCAGGTGACCGACATATCCATGGACATAGGCTCCGCCGGAAGCATAAGCCTTGTGATCCAGGCCACCATGCTCGCCGCCAGGAACTACACGTCCCCCTTCACCCTTGACCTCGTCGGCGGGACGAACGTCATGTGGGCACCGCCCGTGGACTCCTATCCGATGGTCCTTTTCCCCCTGATGAAAAGAATGGGGATCAATGCAGAACTGGAGATCCTCGAAAGAGGGTTCTATCCCATCGGGGGCGGACATGTGAAGCTGAAGATGGATCCCATCGGCAGGATCGAACCCCTTGCCTTGGATGATCTGGGACAGTTGAAAGGACTGCACGGGATCTGCTTCGTACAGCACCTCTCCGACAGGATCGGTTCAGACATGATCGAGGCCTGCAAACACGTCTTCGAGCCCCAATACGACATAGACATACAGTTCCAGAGGACCGAGGGTACGTCCCGCGGGGCCGGGATGGTATTGGTGGCCGAATATGAGAACGGGATACTGTCCAGCAATGTCCTTTCCAGCAAAGGCCACAGCCCCCAGCAATCCGGATTGGATGCCGCCAGCGACCTCCTGCAGGAGATGTCCGCCGGATCGACGGTCGACATACATACCGCAGACCAACTCCTCCCATACATGGCCATGGCCGAGGGGAAGAGCAGCTTCATAGTCTCCAGGATAAGCAAACACCTGCTGAGCCAGATGGATACCTTGGAATCTTTCCTCGATGTGAGGTTCGGTGTGGAGAGGAAGGACGACGGATACCACTTCTCGGTCAATCCGGGGGAAGGAAACTGA
- a CDS encoding Radical SAM, translating to MDDAAVSLLRKVSERKPLTEDECVYLLGFPEDSPEADMTVCFADRLSRIANDNTGEIGAQIGIITGPCIADCGFCKYAVGTTDADDFVMSDDTLRDYIGRITEHGDVTVISLMTIHSFDFEDLLGAVRVAREEAPEDVVIAVNTGDLTRQQCISLRNAGVGRAYHAIRLGEGDVTRLNPFDRLETVRNLMSASIGVVTCTEPVGPEDSAREIVRSYLGSEKEGFIHGSVAKRVPVPGTRMGGCGEVSDRRLMHIASVLLLSTAWKADVSAPVGYYGGFYGGFGKVYAEYAGNPRDPKDYSEKSEGRTVGWARRKLFEDGYSKIRKADGSTVPLDRDYLRMTGSL from the coding sequence ATGGATGATGCGGCGGTATCGCTTCTGAGGAAGGTCTCGGAGAGGAAGCCCCTTACAGAGGACGAATGTGTATATCTGCTCGGATTCCCGGAAGATTCGCCCGAGGCGGATATGACCGTATGTTTCGCAGACAGGCTGAGTCGTATCGCCAACGACAACACGGGGGAGATAGGTGCACAGATCGGGATAATAACGGGCCCGTGCATCGCCGACTGCGGGTTCTGCAAATATGCGGTCGGTACGACGGATGCGGACGATTTCGTCATGTCGGACGATACTCTGCGCGATTATATCGGACGGATAACGGAACACGGGGATGTGACCGTCATATCCCTGATGACGATACATTCGTTCGATTTCGAGGACCTTCTCGGCGCAGTCAGGGTAGCCAGGGAGGAGGCTCCCGAGGACGTCGTCATAGCGGTCAATACAGGGGACCTCACCCGCCAACAGTGCATATCCCTGCGCAACGCGGGGGTCGGGAGGGCATACCACGCCATCAGACTGGGGGAGGGGGATGTGACCCGGCTCAATCCGTTCGACCGTCTGGAGACCGTCAGGAACCTGATGTCCGCAAGTATAGGGGTGGTCACCTGTACCGAGCCCGTCGGTCCGGAGGACTCTGCGAGGGAAATCGTCCGGAGTTACCTGGGTTCCGAGAAGGAGGGATTCATCCACGGATCGGTGGCGAAACGTGTGCCCGTGCCGGGGACGAGGATGGGCGGGTGCGGGGAGGTCTCGGACAGGCGTCTGATGCATATAGCATCCGTATTGCTCCTGTCCACCGCCTGGAAGGCGGATGTATCCGCCCCCGTCGGATATTACGGCGGGTTCTACGGAGGTTTCGGCAAGGTCTATGCGGAATATGCCGGAAATCCCCGGGATCCGAAGGACTATTCCGAAAAAAGTGAAGGGAGGACCGTCGGATGGGCGAGGAGAAAGCTCTTCGAGGACGGGTATTCGAAGATCCGGAAGGCGGACGGCAGCACCGTACCGCTCGACCGGGACTATCTTCGGATGACCGGTTCCCTGTAA
- a CDS encoding DsbA family oxidoreductase codes for MIIEYWSDFACPFCYIAETRMKKALRELDISDECRLDFKAFELNQDAPKVPKRNIVEGFSHHYGMTMEQAQAQVDRICAMGKEEGLEFNYATARGSNTFDALRLTKLAQSKGRELGDAFVERMYKAYFTENRILADRETLLSIAEEMGLDRKESEDLLDGDMYSKEVRRDEQEAYYLGISAVPFFVINKKYEIPGAVETSQMKKVLMKAYSEEETEELQPGMTCGPDGCGPAGKD; via the coding sequence ATGATAATAGAATATTGGTCGGATTTCGCCTGTCCTTTCTGCTACATAGCCGAAACGAGGATGAAGAAGGCCCTCAGGGAACTGGACATCTCGGACGAGTGCCGCTTGGATTTCAAGGCGTTCGAACTCAACCAAGATGCCCCCAAGGTACCTAAGCGCAACATCGTCGAAGGATTCTCCCACCACTACGGCATGACCATGGAGCAGGCACAGGCACAGGTGGACAGGATATGTGCCATGGGAAAGGAGGAAGGACTGGAGTTCAACTACGCCACCGCCCGCGGGTCCAACACCTTCGATGCCCTCAGACTCACCAAGCTGGCACAGTCCAAAGGGAGGGAGCTCGGAGATGCTTTCGTGGAAAGGATGTACAAGGCGTATTTCACCGAGAACAGGATCCTCGCCGACCGCGAGACCCTTCTCTCCATCGCGGAGGAGATGGGGCTGGACAGGAAGGAATCCGAAGACCTTCTGGACGGGGACATGTATTCCAAGGAGGTCCGGAGGGACGAACAGGAGGCGTACTACCTCGGCATAAGCGCGGTCCCGTTCTTCGTCATCAACAAGAAGTACGAGATACCGGGAGCGGTGGAAACATCCCAGATGAAGAAGGTGCTGATGAAGGCGTACTCCGAAGAGGAGACGGAGGAACTGCAGCCGGGAATGACCTGCGGCCCGGACGGATGCGGACCTGCCGGGAAGGACTGA
- a CDS encoding nitroreductase family protein, whose protein sequence is MALTFSKRKSKVEVGPGEALVCAIALGYGTTQGESHPIKRPDEVSKCGTGVPEWFAKGVECALLAPTALMKQNFMFEYRDRKAYATSKGICAPVNLGIVKYHFEVGAGKDNVVWG, encoded by the coding sequence GTGGCACTGACTTTCAGCAAGAGGAAGAGCAAGGTCGAGGTCGGTCCGGGAGAGGCCCTGGTATGCGCCATAGCCCTCGGATACGGGACCACCCAGGGGGAGTCGCATCCGATCAAGAGGCCGGACGAGGTCTCCAAATGCGGGACCGGCGTACCGGAGTGGTTCGCAAAAGGAGTGGAATGCGCTCTTCTGGCACCTACCGCGCTTATGAAACAGAACTTCATGTTCGAATACCGGGACAGGAAGGCATACGCCACCAGCAAAGGGATATGCGCCCCTGTGAACCTCGGCATAGTGAAGTATCATTTCGAGGTCGGCGCAGGAAAGGACAACGTCGTCTGGGGATGA
- a CDS encoding DMT family transporter — protein MSKTPNLNSGAALVVAIGAASFGFLGIPVRFLGDNGFSAMDITMVRHLVTAVALFVIILVVDRSLLRARPRDVLLFALFGAFKLMSDVTLFKSQMLIDLSLSTLLQMTAPYYVMVFSLFLFKERITIQKMITVIVAFIGCILVTGIVTGKHDDLNFVGIACACMSGLFFGMFTLGCKIGADRQYAPMTTMFYIFLFATLFSLPLADDAMVLGSFANAEMLLYILVLGFVLSLLPFYCTTWGVKRLEVTKASLISVMELVTAAIVGAAVFGEELSAPRIVGMFLVILSIVIMDVKIWGKIREHRRSKGVSADGHT, from the coding sequence TTGTCAAAAACACCGAACTTGAATTCCGGGGCCGCACTCGTCGTCGCCATAGGGGCCGCATCGTTCGGATTCCTGGGCATACCGGTCCGCTTTCTGGGGGACAACGGATTCTCCGCCATGGACATCACCATGGTGAGGCACCTGGTGACCGCCGTCGCACTCTTTGTCATAATACTCGTGGTCGACAGGTCGCTGCTGAGGGCGAGACCGAGGGACGTGCTGTTGTTCGCCCTGTTCGGAGCGTTCAAGCTCATGTCGGACGTCACCCTGTTCAAGTCCCAGATGCTTATCGACCTGTCCCTTTCGACACTCCTGCAGATGACCGCGCCTTACTACGTCATGGTCTTCTCCCTGTTCCTTTTCAAAGAACGCATAACGATACAGAAGATGATAACGGTCATCGTGGCGTTCATCGGATGCATACTGGTCACCGGGATCGTGACCGGGAAACATGACGATCTGAACTTCGTCGGGATAGCTTGCGCATGCATGTCGGGACTTTTCTTCGGAATGTTCACCCTCGGATGCAAGATAGGGGCGGACAGGCAGTATGCGCCCATGACGACGATGTTCTACATCTTCCTGTTCGCGACCCTGTTCAGTCTGCCTCTGGCGGATGATGCCATGGTCCTCGGGTCCTTCGCAAATGCGGAGATGCTCCTGTACATACTTGTCCTGGGATTCGTCCTTTCGCTGCTCCCGTTCTATTGCACGACATGGGGCGTCAAGAGACTGGAGGTCACCAAGGCCTCCCTCATATCGGTGATGGAACTCGTCACCGCAGCCATAGTAGGAGCGGCCGTGTTCGGTGAGGAACTCTCTGCCCCGAGGATCGTCGGAATGTTCCTGGTGATCCTGTCCATCGTCATCATGGATGTCAAGATCTGGGGGAAGATCAGGGAACATCGCAGGTCGAAAGGCGTATCGGCGGACGGACATACTTAA
- a CDS encoding aldehyde dehydrogenase family protein — MPSDFDNAKFEAALQMALDKEKHDYPAVIGGMYVASGTDMPLVSPVDDTIIFGTLQEPEEGTTAVAAEKADEAFATWSKTSPAERASVISKVAEDVRTKRYQLAAELLLGTGMVRKEAVAEVDRLIEVLDKAAADAETVKGRPTGVWAVIALNSSPLASAVGYAAVAIAAGNTVVISPSGSCPTPVYTLYRMFEKAGLPGGVMNIVSDRLDRYVTALSDDQNVSGVVASGCGKAMDELMFVPVDEGLGFVNEVKGMTPIIVANPSDMKKAAADVLESAFSYCGQHLYSTSKVIVLAEDERDFTKALVERAKDFSVDDPGEESAACGPLMSDETEKRFLKFIKEEENFLLFGGKRVRKEYTSNGLYYTPAIFTGLDAEDDNLYVDQGLPVLCIRVVATVDDAIADLMETDCGLAVGVMSRDASTINRVKAEAGDMQVFVNRSSLSLVPAVKATVDNFVE; from the coding sequence ATGCCGTCCGATTTCGATAATGCGAAGTTCGAGGCCGCCTTGCAGATGGCCCTCGATAAGGAGAAACACGATTACCCAGCGGTTATCGGGGGGATGTATGTCGCCTCCGGTACGGACATGCCCCTCGTGAGCCCGGTGGACGACACCATCATCTTCGGTACCCTCCAGGAACCCGAGGAAGGTACCACCGCCGTCGCGGCCGAGAAGGCGGACGAGGCGTTCGCAACCTGGTCCAAGACCTCTCCTGCCGAAAGGGCCTCGGTGATATCCAAGGTGGCCGAGGACGTCCGTACGAAGAGGTATCAGCTGGCGGCCGAGCTTCTTCTCGGTACCGGTATGGTCAGGAAGGAGGCCGTCGCCGAGGTCGACAGGCTCATCGAGGTCTTGGACAAGGCAGCCGCCGATGCAGAGACGGTCAAAGGAAGGCCTACCGGCGTATGGGCGGTCATCGCCCTCAACAGTTCCCCGTTGGCCTCCGCCGTGGGATATGCGGCCGTTGCCATCGCCGCCGGGAACACGGTCGTCATAAGTCCCAGCGGAAGCTGTCCGACCCCCGTGTATACCCTCTATCGCATGTTCGAGAAGGCCGGTCTTCCCGGAGGTGTCATGAACATCGTGTCTGACCGTTTGGACAGGTATGTGACCGCCCTGTCGGATGACCAGAACGTCTCCGGTGTAGTCGCGTCCGGATGCGGTAAGGCCATGGACGAGCTGATGTTCGTTCCGGTGGACGAGGGCCTCGGATTCGTCAACGAGGTGAAGGGGATGACCCCTATAATCGTGGCCAATCCCTCCGACATGAAGAAAGCTGCGGCTGACGTCCTCGAATCGGCATTCTCCTACTGCGGGCAGCATCTGTACTCCACATCCAAGGTCATAGTACTGGCCGAGGACGAGAGGGACTTCACGAAGGCCTTGGTCGAGAGGGCCAAAGACTTTTCCGTAGACGATCCCGGAGAGGAATCCGCCGCATGCGGACCTCTGATGTCCGATGAGACGGAGAAGAGATTCCTCAAGTTCATCAAGGAAGAGGAGAACTTCCTCCTGTTCGGAGGCAAGAGGGTCAGGAAGGAATACACTTCCAACGGGTTGTACTATACTCCCGCCATATTCACCGGATTGGATGCGGAGGATGACAACCTGTACGTCGACCAGGGTCTTCCGGTACTCTGCATAAGGGTGGTGGCCACCGTGGATGATGCGATCGCCGACCTCATGGAGACCGACTGCGGACTTGCGGTCGGAGTGATGTCCAGGGATGCGTCCACCATCAACAGGGTCAAGGCGGAGGCCGGTGACATGCAGGTGTTCGTGAACAGAAGCAGCCTGTCCCTCGTCCCTGCTGTCAAGGCGACGGTCGACAACTTCGTGGAGTGA
- a CDS encoding radical SAM protein: MIGRFVKTTLADWKGRDCCRIEFRGYDVRYPYLGGSDIYDREGPCIDPDEILSYIRERGQTLDGIVLGGGEPLAHEGLYGFLKELRRTKRPIMLETQGMRPDVLDDLAGAMMFDMVRLYVPAYPGSPNFKKATGGFGDPALMKRSMEIVNGLDVDREFFVYAVPGIVDGPEIENIARSVGEKTYLTISQFDPRLATDPEYRKIRPYSKTEGSALSASAKRYAKRTALKGF, encoded by the coding sequence ATGATAGGTCGTTTCGTCAAGACCACCCTGGCGGACTGGAAAGGCCGGGACTGCTGCCGCATAGAGTTCAGGGGATACGATGTGAGGTATCCCTACCTCGGAGGTTCCGACATCTATGACCGGGAAGGACCCTGCATAGATCCGGACGAGATACTGTCATATATACGGGAAAGAGGCCAGACCCTCGACGGCATAGTCCTCGGCGGAGGAGAACCTCTGGCGCACGAAGGCCTGTACGGATTCCTCAAGGAGCTCAGAAGAACCAAACGCCCCATAATGCTGGAGACCCAAGGAATGCGTCCCGATGTTTTGGACGACCTCGCCGGAGCCATGATGTTCGACATGGTCCGCCTATATGTGCCAGCATATCCGGGTTCTCCTAATTTCAAGAAGGCCACCGGAGGGTTTGGCGACCCGGCCCTCATGAAAAGGTCCATGGAGATTGTCAACGGCCTGGATGTCGACAGGGAGTTCTTCGTCTATGCCGTCCCCGGGATCGTGGACGGACCGGAGATAGAGAACATAGCCAGATCCGTCGGGGAGAAGACGTACCTGACCATATCCCAGTTCGACCCGCGCCTTGCGACGGATCCGGAGTATCGGAAAATAAGGCCTTACAGCAAGACCGAGGGCTCGGCCCTCTCCGCTTCTGCTAAAAGATATGCGAAGAGGACCGCTTTGAAGGGTTTCTGA
- the larC gene encoding nickel pincer cofactor biosynthesis protein LarC has translation MKTLYLECNAGASGDMILGSLTDLLKDPFEFKQMIECAGIPGITAEVTVDDQSSVAGIRVHIMVDGIEEGSKEESGHHDHHALKDVISIIGGLNVSDMVKSDAAQIYRIIAEAESNVHGKPVNEVHFHEVGALDAIADIVGVCMLIEKLAPEQIIASPLRTGFGTVSCAHGILPVPAPATAYILQGMPVYAGDEEGEFTTPTGAAIVKHFAEAYGQMPLMKFDDVGYGLGRKSFKTANMVRAYLGDVDEALPTVKEISCNIDDMTPEDIGGIIDLLMSAGALDAMITSAMMKKSRPGYILTCICREEDADELATVMLAHTSSIGLRMHTCERYEMGSSFITYRTDFGDVRIKVSEGYGLRKWKPEHEDMVKAAISSGVTVDEVRKSIHFDPDEEIGDD, from the coding sequence TTGAAGACATTATATCTGGAATGCAACGCCGGGGCCTCCGGCGATATGATACTGGGATCTCTCACTGACCTTCTGAAGGACCCGTTCGAATTCAAACAGATGATCGAATGTGCGGGCATTCCTGGAATAACCGCAGAGGTAACGGTCGACGACCAGTCATCCGTCGCCGGCATCAGGGTGCACATCATGGTGGACGGGATCGAGGAGGGAAGCAAGGAGGAATCCGGACACCACGACCACCACGCCCTCAAGGACGTCATATCGATAATCGGGGGACTGAACGTCTCGGACATGGTCAAAAGCGACGCCGCACAGATCTACCGCATAATCGCCGAGGCGGAGTCCAACGTCCACGGCAAGCCGGTGAACGAGGTCCATTTCCACGAGGTCGGCGCACTGGATGCCATAGCGGATATCGTCGGCGTCTGTATGCTCATCGAGAAACTGGCCCCGGAGCAGATCATCGCATCCCCCCTAAGGACCGGGTTCGGGACCGTCAGTTGCGCACACGGGATCCTTCCGGTCCCCGCCCCCGCCACGGCCTACATCCTCCAAGGGATGCCGGTGTACGCAGGCGACGAGGAGGGCGAGTTCACCACCCCGACCGGTGCGGCCATCGTCAAACATTTCGCAGAGGCGTACGGACAGATGCCGCTGATGAAATTCGATGACGTCGGATACGGTCTGGGCAGGAAATCGTTCAAGACCGCCAACATGGTACGCGCCTACCTGGGAGACGTGGACGAGGCACTGCCGACCGTGAAGGAGATCTCCTGCAACATCGACGACATGACCCCGGAAGACATAGGGGGGATAATCGACCTCCTGATGTCGGCCGGCGCACTGGATGCGATGATTACCTCCGCCATGATGAAGAAGAGCAGACCCGGCTATATCCTCACCTGCATCTGCCGGGAGGAGGATGCGGACGAGCTCGCCACCGTCATGCTCGCCCACACTTCGTCCATAGGCCTGAGGATGCACACCTGCGAAAGATACGAGATGGGGTCCAGTTTCATCACGTACCGCACGGACTTCGGCGACGTACGCATCAAGGTCTCCGAAGGATACGGCCTCCGCAAGTGGAAGCCGGAACACGAGGACATGGTCAAAGCGGCGATATCTTCCGGCGTCACCGTGGACGAGGTCCGCAAAAGCATCCACTTCGACCCCGACGAGGAGATCGGGGACGACTGA
- the larB gene encoding nickel pincer cofactor biosynthesis protein LarB has protein sequence MNTREVLEAVRDGNMSTEEALVKLKTAPFVELGYAKADTHRRIRQGSTEVVYGAGKTPEQSLGIVKALAEDGGCVLVTRCPKETADLLSENLGCVEYDRVSGICTVGPRPVPSPNSLVCVVTAGTSDIPVAEEAARTAEALGSRVVRIYDAGVSGIHRILSKTDTLARARAVVAVAGMEGALPSVVGGLVDVPVVAVPTSVGYGASFGGITALLSMMNSCSSGVSVVNIDNGFGAGYIASMIDRRSAPL, from the coding sequence GTGAACACACGGGAGGTCCTGGAGGCCGTAAGGGACGGAAATATGTCCACCGAGGAGGCCCTCGTAAAACTGAAGACCGCCCCCTTCGTAGAGTTGGGATACGCCAAGGCCGACACCCATAGGAGGATTAGACAAGGGTCCACCGAGGTGGTCTACGGTGCGGGGAAGACCCCCGAGCAATCCCTGGGGATCGTCAAGGCCCTCGCAGAGGACGGCGGATGCGTATTGGTAACCCGCTGTCCGAAAGAAACCGCCGATCTGCTGTCCGAGAATCTTGGATGCGTCGAATACGACCGGGTGTCGGGGATATGCACCGTAGGGCCTAGACCGGTCCCGTCACCCAACAGCCTCGTATGCGTAGTCACGGCCGGGACCAGCGACATCCCCGTGGCCGAGGAGGCCGCGAGGACGGCCGAGGCGCTGGGGAGCAGAGTGGTGCGCATATACGACGCAGGAGTGTCCGGCATACACCGCATCCTGTCCAAGACCGATACCCTGGCTAGGGCCCGGGCAGTGGTGGCCGTCGCAGGTATGGAGGGGGCCCTCCCGAGCGTGGTGGGCGGACTCGTCGACGTCCCGGTGGTCGCCGTCCCCACCTCGGTCGGCTACGGGGCCTCTTTCGGCGGCATCACCGCACTTTTATCAATGATGAACTCGTGCTCATCGGGTGTAAGCGTTGTCAACATCGACAACGGTTTCGGGGCAGGATACATAGCCAGCATGATAGACAGAAGGAGTGCGCCACTTTGA
- a CDS encoding adenine nucleotide alpha-hydrolase family protein has product MNKTETVPEGLRGFFEDNPRLALAFSGGSDSSYLFYAAKACGADIRAYFVKTQFQPRSEMEDAIRTARYLDGDLCIIDRDVLADGRIASNPPDRCYWCKHAVFGAISEAARKDGRDSVIIDATNASDDPEGRPGMKALKEMGIRSPLRECQISKPEVRELSREAGLWTWNLPSNSCLATRTPFGTVLTEDGLRRTEEAERRVGMLGLSDFRIRTRGDSAFVETREDQMDILDRIRPELESVLSEYYSGIIGYGIRRPGL; this is encoded by the coding sequence ATGAACAAAACGGAAACAGTCCCGGAGGGACTCCGCGGATTCTTCGAGGACAATCCCCGCCTCGCCCTGGCATTCTCCGGGGGATCCGATTCGTCATATCTGTTCTATGCGGCAAAGGCATGCGGTGCTGACATCCGGGCATACTTCGTAAAAACCCAGTTCCAGCCTCGTTCCGAAATGGAGGACGCCATCAGGACCGCAAGATATCTGGATGGGGACCTGTGCATCATCGACAGGGACGTCCTGGCCGATGGAAGGATCGCCTCCAACCCGCCCGACAGATGCTACTGGTGCAAACACGCCGTCTTCGGCGCCATATCCGAGGCCGCCAGGAAGGACGGGAGGGACTCCGTCATCATCGATGCGACGAACGCATCGGACGATCCGGAAGGACGCCCCGGGATGAAGGCTCTGAAGGAAATGGGTATCCGCTCCCCGCTGAGGGAGTGCCAGATATCCAAACCCGAGGTAAGGGAACTTTCCCGCGAGGCAGGTCTGTGGACCTGGAACCTCCCATCCAACTCCTGCCTGGCCACCAGGACGCCCTTCGGGACGGTTCTGACCGAGGACGGTCTCCGCAGGACGGAGGAGGCCGAGCGCAGAGTGGGGATGCTGGGTCTTTCGGATTTCCGTATCAGGACACGGGGGGACTCCGCCTTCGTGGAGACAAGGGAGGACCAGATGGACATCCTGGACAGGATACGGCCCGAACTGGAATCGGTCCTTTCAGAATACTACTCCGGCATCATCGGATACGGGATAAGGAGGCCGGGCCTGTGA